The following coding sequences are from one Phenylobacterium glaciei window:
- a CDS encoding FAS1-like dehydratase domain-containing protein, giving the protein MTAQERERQLATKTFPVEAGHILMFARSVGDDNRVYSDADYAKTTEAGGIIAPPTFAQASAQFDPDYGLRPKIGQPWFGSGKNATGITRAPGGGGGGGGGGLHAEQHFEYHRALKAGDVLTATTTPGKTWEKEGKRSGKLVFSESVTEYRDQTGELVITARGVGVRTERPVEQPAEKA; this is encoded by the coding sequence ATGACCGCACAGGAGAGGGAGCGCCAATTGGCTACCAAGACATTCCCCGTCGAAGCGGGACACATCCTCATGTTCGCCCGATCGGTCGGCGACGATAACCGCGTCTATTCCGACGCCGACTACGCCAAGACCACCGAAGCCGGCGGCATCATCGCCCCCCCGACCTTCGCCCAGGCCAGCGCCCAGTTCGACCCCGACTACGGCCTGCGGCCCAAGATCGGCCAGCCCTGGTTCGGCTCGGGCAAGAACGCCACCGGCATCACCCGCGCGCCTGGTGGCGGCGGTGGTGGGGGCGGCGGCGGCCTGCATGCCGAGCAGCACTTCGAGTATCACCGTGCGCTCAAGGCCGGCGACGTGCTCACCGCCACCACGACGCCCGGCAAGACCTGGGAAAAGGAAGGCAAGCGCTCGGGCAAGCTGGTCTTCTCCGAGAGCGTCACCGAGTACCGCGACCAGACGGGCGAACTGGTGATCACCGCCCGCGGCGTCGGTGTCCGCACCGAACGCCCCGTCGAACAACCCGCTGAGAAGGCGTAA
- a CDS encoding MaoC/PaaZ C-terminal domain-containing protein, which yields MALSAKSLKVGDAHTARLVDDLKRTQIVQYAGASGDYNPLHTDEIFTTQVAGYPSVFAHGMLTMGMTGKMLTDYVGDARLTKYGVRFTSQVWPGDTLDATATLKAISDKDGAKIAEFDVKTVNQAGVEVLSGSAEARVDD from the coding sequence ATGGCGCTCAGCGCGAAATCCCTGAAGGTGGGCGACGCCCACACCGCCCGCCTGGTGGATGACCTCAAGCGGACCCAGATCGTCCAGTACGCCGGCGCGTCCGGCGACTACAACCCGCTGCACACCGACGAGATCTTCACCACCCAGGTGGCCGGATACCCGTCGGTCTTCGCCCACGGCATGCTGACCATGGGCATGACCGGCAAGATGCTCACCGACTATGTGGGCGACGCCCGGCTGACCAAGTACGGCGTGCGCTTCACCAGCCAGGTCTGGCCGGGCGACACCCTGGACGCGACGGCCACGCTGAAGGCGATCAGCGACAAGGACGGCGCCAAGATCGCCGAGTTCGACGTCAAGACGGTCAACCAGGCCGGCGTCGAAGTGCTCAGCGGCTCCGCCGAAGCCCGCGTCGACGACTAA